In one window of Armatimonadota bacterium DNA:
- a CDS encoding pyridoxamine 5'-phosphate oxidase family protein yields MTTPEIVQATQEMIRADKPFVLATVDAGGVPQMRWMGAAMLDEPLTVFMAAGANSRKMDQMRAHPQSQLMFQDEDFTRVATLSGTCEVVGDIETKRRVWQGIPAAAHYHSAPEDPTFGVIKFVCRRVELLNIKESHTPAVVEL; encoded by the coding sequence GTGACCACACCGGAGATCGTGCAAGCCACGCAGGAGATGATCCGCGCCGACAAGCCGTTCGTGCTCGCGACCGTGGACGCCGGCGGCGTCCCGCAAATGCGCTGGATGGGCGCGGCGATGCTCGACGAGCCGCTGACGGTCTTTATGGCCGCAGGCGCGAACTCGCGCAAGATGGACCAGATGCGCGCCCACCCGCAGTCGCAGCTCATGTTCCAGGACGAGGACTTCACGCGGGTCGCGACCCTGAGCGGGACGTGCGAGGTCGTGGGGGATATCGAGACTAAGCGCCGCGTGTGGCAGGGCATCCCCGCCGCCGCGCACTACCACTCCGCGCCGGAGGACCCGACCTTCGGCGTCATCAAGTTCGTCTGCCGCCGCGTCGAACTGCTCAACATCAAGGAGAGCCATACCCCGGCCGTGGTCGAACTGTGA